A stretch of Castanea sativa cultivar Marrone di Chiusa Pesio chromosome 2, ASM4071231v1 DNA encodes these proteins:
- the LOC142625667 gene encoding peroxidase 3-like, which produces MNTNLSSFFIFIAVFGLLGVCHGQLRMHFYEESCPHAEEIVQEIIWNRVASNSTLPAKFLRMHFHDCFVRGCDASVLIDSTPNNLAEKAAIPNLFLAGFDIIDEVKTELENTCPGVVSCADIVALAARDSVSYQFQMPIWDVLTGRRDGTISHESEALANIPSPFFNFTTLKQSFANKSLTVHDLVVLSGGHTIGVGHCNFFSNRLYNFTGKNDEDPSLNSTYAAFLKTQCKSLSDNVTIVPMDPGSPLSFDNNYYNILKQNEGLFQSDAALLTDSEATYNVNELLNSQNFFMEFAQSIMKMGAIQVLTGTSGEIRKNCSVVNP; this is translated from the exons atgaatacTAATTTGAGTTCCTTCTTTATCTTTATAGCAGTGTTTGGGCTTCTAGGAGTTTGCCATGGACAGTTGAGAATGCATTTTTATGAGGAGAGTTGTCCCCATGCTGAGGAAATTGTGCAGGAAATCATTTGGAACCGTGTGGCAAGCAATTCAACTTTGCCTGCCAAGTTTCTGAGGATGCATTTTCATGATTGTTTCGTCAGG GGTTGTGATGCCTCTGTACTGATAGACTCTACCCCAAATAACTTGGCTGAGAAGGCAGCAATTCCAAACCTATTTTTGGCAGGATTCGACATAATAGATGAGGTGAAGACCGAGCTAGAGAACACCTGTCCTGGAGTAGTTTCTTGTGCAGATATCGTTGCTTTGGCTGCTAGAGACTCAGTTTCCTACCAA TTTCAGATGCCAATTTGGGATGTACTTACCGGTAGAAGGGATGGAACCATATCACACGAGTCAGAGGCCCTTGCCAACATCCCATCACCATTCTTCAATTTCACCACCCTGAAGCAATCTTTTGCTAACAAAAGCCTTACAGTTCATGATCTTGTTGTTTTATCAG GTGGACATACAATTGGTGTTGGGCATTGCAATTTCTTCAGCAACAGGCTATACAATTTCACAGGAAAAAATGATGAAGATCCTTCTCTAAACTCAACCTATGCTGCTTTCTTGAAAACCCAATGCAAAAGCCTCTCAGACAATGTAACTATTGTGCCAATGGATCCTGGAAGCCCCCTATCCTTTGACAACAATTATTATAACATCTTGAAGCAAAACGAAGGTCTTTTCCAATCTGATGCTGCACTTTTAACCGATAGTGAAGCTACCTACAATGTTAATGAGCTGCTTAACTCTCAGAATTTTTTCATGGAGTTTGCTCAATCGATTATGAAGATGGGAGCCATTCAAGTGCTTACGGGAACTTCGGGAGAGATTAGGAAGAACTGTAGTGTGGTGAATCCTTGA
- the LOC142624824 gene encoding peroxidase 24-like, with protein MPNWLLESERAFVFEQELRKHFYKDSCPLAKDIVKEIIWKRVASNSTLPAKFMRMHFHDCFVNGCDASILLDSTANNQAEKVATPNLSLGGFDVIDEVKTELEKTCPGVVSYADIIALATRDSFQRPLWEVLTSRRDGSISHISDALNNILSPSFNFCILKQSSANKSLTIHDLVVLSGGHTIGVGHFNFFSQRLYNFTPRKNNADPSLNSTYAAFLKTQCKSLSNKITIIPMDPGSPLSFDNNYFKNLKLNQCLFQSDAALLTNNEVTNTVNELLDSQDFFMEFGQSMKRMGVIGVLIGSLGEIRKKCNVVNS; from the exons ATGCCGAATTGGCTATTGGAGTCCGAACGTGCTTTCGTGTTCGA ACAAGAGTTgagaaaacatttttacaagGATAGTTGTCCCCTGGCTAAGGACATTGTGAAGGAAATCATTTGGAAACGTGTGGCAAGCAATTCAACTTTGCCTGCCAAGTTTATGAGGATGCATTTTCATGATTGTTTTGTCAAT GGTTGTGATGCCTCTATATTGCTAGACTCTACAGCAAATAACCAGGCTGAGAAGGTGGCAACTCCAAACCTGTCTCTGGGAGGATTCGATGTAATAGATGAGGTAAAAACAGAGTTAGAGAAGACCTGTCCTGGAGTAGTTTCTTATGCAGATATCATTGCTTTGGCTACTAGAGACTCG TTTCAAAGGCCACTCTGGGAAGTACTTACCAGTAGGAGGGATGGAAGCATATCACATATTTCAGATGCCCTCAACAACATCCTATCACCATCCTTCAATTTCTGCATCCTAAAACAATCTTCTGCCAACAAAAGCCTCACAATTCATGATCTTGTTGTTTTATCAG GTGGACATACAATTGGTGTTGGGCATTTCAATTTCTTCAGCCAAAGGCTATACAATTTCACACCAAGAAAAAATAATGCAGATCCTTCTCTAAACTCAACCTATGCTGCTTTCTTGAAAACCCAATGCAAAAGCCTCTCAAACAAAATAACTATCATACCAATGGATCCTGGAAGCCCCCTATCCTTTGACAACAACTACTTCAAAAACTTGAAGCTAAATCAATGTCTTTTCCAATCTGATGCTGCACTTTTAACCAACAATGAAGTTACCAATACTGTCAATGAGCTGCTTGACTCTCAAGATTTCTTCATGGAGTTTGGTCAATCGATGAAGAGGATGGGAGTCATTGGTGTGCTTATAGGAAGTTTGGGAGAGATTAGGAAGAAGTGTAATGTGGTTAATTCTTGA